The following is a genomic window from Methanoculleus thermophilus.
TAAAAACTTGTAGGACATTAAGCGCCAATTATAGTGACTCGTGCGTCCCGGGCACTGCTTCCTGGATATCCAGTAATGTATATCTGCGCCAGACATCAACGTTCTATGATAACGATGGGCAGAAAACAGGGAAAAAGAGCAAAGCACGGGGAACAAACATACAACAATGGGGGAGATCTCGATTCGGACACCCCTATACCGACACGCTCAGATTCGCTTACGCTCGACAGAACCGTAGCGTCCATCAAGTATAACCGCTACGTTCAGATCCTTATCGGGCTGACGCTTGTCGGGGCCCTCCTTCGGTTCTATAACCTCGCCGGAAACTCGCTCTGGCTCGATGAAGCCGCGACACTCTCGTTCGCCCGGCAATCGCTCATCGGCATCTGGGAGAGCATTGCTGGCGGGGAGTTCAACCCGCCGCTCTTCTATTGGCTGGAGCACGCGATGCTCGTCTTCGGGGAGAGTGAGTTCGTGCTTCGGTTCCTTCCTGCGCTCTTTGGCGTTCTGACAATCCCGGTCGTCTATTATATTGGAACAGAGTTCCGGGACAAAAACGTCGGGCTCATAGCCGCCGCACTCCTTACGTTTTCGCCCTTCCACATCTTTTACTCACAGGAAGCCCGGGCATACGCCCCGATGCTCTTCTTCTTCTCTCTCGCGCTGCTCTTTTACGTGCGGGCGAGCAGATCCGATGAGGTCCGATCCTGGGTTCTCTTCGGCGTCTTCTCCGCCGTTGCCTTCTGGATGCACTTTTACGCGTTCGTTCCGGTCGCCGTCCTTATCCTCCATGCCCTCATCACCCGTGCGGGCGATATTCGGCGTGATGTCCGGAGCGCGAGAGCACCGGCCCTCGCGCTTACTGCCTTCATCGTCACGACCCTTCCCTTGCTCTTTGTCACGGCCAACCTCTTCCTGGTGAGGACGTCGTCCGCCCCGACCTTCGGTATGCAAGGGTTCGACGTCGTCTACCAGACCTTCCTCCAGATCTCAGGGTTCAGCGACCTCCTCCTCGTGCTGTTTCTCATCCTCTTCCTGCTCGGCGTTGCCTATACCTGGCGTGATGACCGGGACGGAGCACTCCTCCTTGTCTTCATGATGATCCTCCCGATAGTGGGGAGTCTTATCCTCTCTTCGAGGATGCCGATGATCCCGCGCTACCTCATCTACCTCCTTCCGGTGTACTTTGTCGGGATTGCATCTGCATATCCTGGACTCTACGCTCTTGTCAAGGACAGGAGAGCAGTCTATCTGGCTCTCGCGGCGGCTTTTCTCGTCAGCACGCCATTCCTTGCAGCCTACTATACGACACCCCAGAAGAACGACTGGCGGGGTTTTTCCGCAGAACTTGACGAAATGACCAAAGATGGCGATCTCGTCGTTGTGCTGCCGTCTTACATGACGCTTCCGCTCAATTATTACTACAGCAATGCAACAGACGGGACCATCGAACTTGTGGCGACGACCGAGGGGGATCTTGAATTGATCAGGAATCAGTATCCTGGAAAACAGACGTACTATGTGGTAACCGGGGATATCTTCGCCGCAGACCCCACCGGAGATGCGGTGAACTGGCTCCAAGCGAATACAGAGTTTGCCGGGCAGCGCATGGGGATCTACCTCTTCAAGTCGGTCTAAGGAGGGGGGACAACGACCGACACTTACGATCTCACAGTAATCATCCCGACCTTCAATGAAGAGGAGAATATCGCAGCAATCATTGATGCGGTCAACACTGTTCTCACGAAGAACAGCATCCACGGCGAAATCCTGGTCGTGGACGATGACTCGAAGGACCGTACGATCCCGATCGTTCGGGAGATCACCGGCAAAAATAGCAACGTACGGCTGATTGTCCGGAGAGAAGATCACGGTCTCTCTCAGTCAGTCGTCGAGGGGTTCCGAGCGGCTCGATCCGATATCCTGCAGGTTATCGATGCTGATTTTTCGCACCCACCGGAGCTCATTCCCAAGTTCTATGAGGCGATACGAGAGGGGGCAGACATCGCCATAGGAAGTAGGTACATGAAGGGTGGAGATATCGAACAATGGCCGCTCAAACGAAGGATCATATCCCTCGGCGCCACCGCATTTGGCCGTATTCTCTTCCCGGAGGTCACAGATCCCGTAAGCGGGTTCTTTGCCGTGCGGCGGGAGGTCGTTTCCGGTGCTCCCCTTGCGCCACGGGGCTACAAGATCCTGATGGAGATCCTTGGCAAGGGCCGATGGCGCTCGTTTACCGAGATACCGTTCGTCTTCAAAGATCGTGAGGAGGGAGAAAGCAAACTGCGGCTCGGCACGATGATCGACTACCTCGGACAGTGCGCCAGTATCATCCACTTTGCGATGGCACATAGGACTGGGCCGGTCTGGGCTGAGTGGACGAAGGTCCTTCGGTTCGGATTTGTCGGGCTTTCCGGGATTCTGGTCAATATGGGCCTCCTCTACGCTCTGACTGAGATCGCTGGCCTCTATTATCTGGTCTCCGCAGCAATCGCAATCGAACTCTCAATCGTAAACAATTTCATCTGGAATGATGTCTGGACATTTCGTTCAGCAAAAAACCTGAAGTTCAAGCAGAAAATTTCGCGGTTCGGATCGTTCCAGGCGGTATCAATGGGTGGGCTCGCAATCAACATGGTCATTCTCTATCTTCTTGCGGATATTGTCGGGGTCTACTATCTCATCGCGAACCTTGTGGGGATATTCATCGCGTTTGCCTGGAACTATACGATGAATAGGCACAACACGTGGGCAAGAGCATACTGACGCAGCACCCAATGCAATTCCGCTTGGCCTTCATTTTCGATCGGAAAGTAACTTGCGGTTGATGACGGCCAAGACTCCTGGTTACCCTGAGTACCCCCGAATAACCCCCCGGTACACATCCACCGCCATCTCAAGTTGCCTTACGCTGACCCGCTCGTCTACCGCGTGCAGCGTCGGGACTTCTCCCGGCCCGTATTCAACGACAGCAAATCCCTCATCCCGGAGGTACTTTGCGTCGCTTGCCGCCCACTGGAGGAACGGGACCGCCGGCATCCCGTAGACCCGTTCCACCTCCTGACAGACCGCTCGGACAATCCGGGCGTCCAGAGGCGTCAGGGTCGGTTCGGCCACATCCATCTCACGGATTGTCGCGTCCGGTGCGTGTTCGGCGATACCTCTCCGGAGGTCCTCGAGGGAGCACCCCCACGGCACCCGGATGTCGAGATCCATCCGGCACTGCTCCGCCACAATGTTCGCCTTCTCTCCGCCCTCGATGCGCCCAGGGTTGAACATCAACCTGGTGAGGATCTCTTCTCCCCCCTCGATACCGAAGACGTCGCGGAAGACCCGGGCGGACTGGGTGATAAGAGGCTGCAGGTCTTTTCCTGGCGGGAAGGGATGCGCGTGGAGCTCCCGCAGGTAGCCGATGAGATCGAACGCCGCCATAACAGCACTCTTCCCGACGATAGGATAGAGCGAACTGTGTCCCGGTTGGCCGCGGAACGAGAGGTTGATCCGGTAGAGGCCTTTCTGGCCGATCCCCGGGCTGAGTGCCGGAGTTGGTTCGGCGATCAGGCATTCGCGGGGCTTGAGCAGATCCTGTGCAAGCAGCGACCGGATCCCATATTCCCCGCCGGTCTCCTCGTCGCAGACGAAAGCAAGCTGCACCTTTGGGTCTATTCCCTCCTCGATCAGGTCACGGTACGCGGTAAGGAGAGCGGCACACCCGCCTTTCATATCGGTAGCGCCCCGCCCCCAGACGTAGCCGTCGCCAATCTCCCCGCTGTAGGGGTCGTGTCTCCAGTCATCGGGGATGGCAGGGACTACGTCGACGTGGCCGCAGAGGAGGAGCCGGGGATCGGGTTCGGTCGTGACGAGGTTATCACGCCCGCCAGGGTTTGAGACAATCCGGCTCTTCACTCCAAGCGCATCAAGGAACTCCCCGATGAATGCGACGATATCTGCGGTGTTCCCTGGCGGGTTCTCGCTCCTGATCTGGACGAGCGATGAGGTGAGGCGGGCGACATCCATATGCGGGTCTCCTTACGCAGATCTGCTTGCTACATATTCGTCAAAGAGGCGGGCGAGTTTCGAGGTCTTGTAGAGCTGTTTGATAAACTTCGGGTCGAAGAACTCGTCGATGAACATCGAGAGGTACTCAGCCGGGATAGCCTTTTTCTCGTCGGGGTTGAGCACAATGCGGAAACTCCGATACTGAGCAGGGTCCTCACGGTCGTAGATGCCGGACCAGAGGATCGGGAGTTCCTCGAATACGTCCGGGTGCTTTTCTTTGAGCCAGTTGATGAATTCGGGGAAATGCGCCCGCTCACCGACCTTCTCCTCGTCCAGGCGCCACCGCATGTACTCCATGCTCATGATGTTTCGAGGCGACATGTAGTTGTAGGCGAGAACACTGAGGGTGTAATCAATGTGGGCAAGAGCATCAGTGAAGTAGAAGTACAGGACCGGGTGAAACTCGCTGGGATTTTCTAGAATTAACGATTTGTTGTAGAACATCTGCATGACGCGAGCATACTCGTTCATTTCTAGCATACTTCTTCCTATTGGGAAGAATGGTACAAAAAAGTACCCCTCTCATACAGTGGTGGGACCGGCAATCCCGGACAAGGGGGAGGGGTTATCCATTGCCTGTTGGCAGGTTCTGGCCTTGCCCAGGCAAGGCGCATGACCCTGGTTCCGTCTGTCGCTTCAGTTACGGTTCCGCCTATGATGACGGTATTCACGTGAAGAACGGCTTACGCCTGCTCACGGCTTCCCTGAATGCATCTTCAAGTTCTTTGCCGTGCTTGCCTCTGGTATCCACCAGATTGTCGCTTCGCAGAAGACAGGGCTTGAGTTTGCCATCCGACGTCACGCGCAGGCGGTTGCAGAATGCACAGAATTCCGTGTTGTGGAGAGGCCGGACCACCTCAACCTCAGCACCATCGAGGCAGTACTTTTTGCGGTGATGCATCCTGCGGGTGACGACCCGGGTTGCCTTCTCATTGAGTTCCTGCTCGACGCTGTCCACATCGCCGTGGAACTTGCACTCGTTGAACTCCATCAACTCGATGACCTGCAGGATGAGGTCACGCTTGCCGCGGACAAAGGCCATGAAGTCGTCTACCTCATCCTCGTTGATGCCTTCAAGGAGCACCATATTGATCTTGACCGGAGTGAGGCCGACCTCGATCGCCGCATCTATCCCGGCGAGGACATCAGCGAGGCAGTCCTTCCCCGTAATCTGGCGGTAGCGCTCGGGGCGGAGCGTATCGAGACTGACATTCACTCTGGCAAGACCGGCAGATTTGAGTTCAGCCGCCATTTTTGCAAGCAGCGTCCCGTTCGTCGTAAGGGAGGACTCGACGCCCGGCGGCACCGAACGAATGATATCCACGAGATCGCGGCGGAGCAGGGGCTCCCCGCCGGTAAACTTGACACTCTTGACGCCGAACTGTACGCCCACCCGTATCAGTTCGGCGATATCCTCAGCGCTCATCTGCTCCTCCGGGCTCACCTCGCCCTCAGCATGGCAGTAGATGCACCGCAGGTTGCACCGGGAGGTCAGACTGATCCGGAGATTGGTCACGGTTCGGTTATAGGGGTCCTTCAGCACCATCGCATGTTCCCTTGAAGTTCTTCGCAATTATGTAGGTCTCGGCACTCCCTCGCCGCGTCGCCTTCGTTCGATACCCGCGGACAGAGTGGAAGTGCTTCCTTACTTCGGCAATCAATTCCCCGAAGAGCTCGCCCTGGAACGATTTGATCACCATATTTCCGCCAGGCTTTAAGATCGTGCATGCAAACGCTAGGGCCTCCTCACCGAGCCCAATCGCACGGGCCTGGTCGTAACTCTTCTGGCCGGAGAGTTTCGGCGAGGCATCGGAGACCACAACGTTGACGACGCCGTCAGCCTCCTTTCGGATGCGTTCCTGGACAAGTGGGTCGGTGAAGTCTCCGACAATGGTGGTGACCCCTTCGAGTGGAGCAATTGGGTTGAGATCCACGCCGATGACCTTGCCTTTCGTCAGATCGCGGAGTACCTGCAGCCAGCTTCCCGGTGCCGCCCCAAGGTCGACGATGTTATCGTCGGGCCTGATGATCCCGTTGCGCTGCTGGATCTCCAGCAGTTTGTATGCAGCCCGCGCCCGGTATCCGGCCTTCATCGCCTTTCTATAGACGCTATCTTTTGTCCATTGAGAACCCATCGCAAGATCTCCCCCCATTTGGGCTGGCAGGCGGTTGCCTGTACTATCGAAGTAACCAGAAGATTATGTATAATGTATGATTCAGGTCATCATGAAGGCAATGGTTCCATCTGGTTCGCGGAGCGCATAGCAATTGGCGCATATCGTAAAGCACTATAATGAATAACGCGATTATATACTCTAGACGAGATTTTGATAAGGGGTCAGAATGTTAAAGGCAACGATTGATGCAGAAATATTCCGGGAATCCATCGACGCAATCGCCGCACTGGTGACGGAGTGCCGCCTGCACACGGCAGAAGATCAGATCTGGACGCGGGCCGTCGATACCGCAAACGTGGCCATGGTCTCCCTGAACCTCCGGAGCACGGCGTTCAACTCGTTCTCGGCGACACCCGGGGAGCTGGGTCTCGATATCGCGAAGATGAAGAACATCCTCGGTATGATGGGGAAGGGCGACGCGTTGACGCTCAATCTGCTCGATGACGAGCGGAAGCTGGAGATGAGTTTCGGAGGCTACCGCTACTCGGTCACGCTGCTTGACGTCAACACCATCCGCAAAGATCCAAATCCGCCGGGGATCGAGCTTCCCGGAAAGGCAGTCCTCTCGGGCGACGCGCTGAACAACGCCATCAAAGCGGCTGCCGTCATCTCCGATAAGATCGCGCTCGGGATCGACCCGGATAGCATGACCTTCTATATGGAAGCGGAGGGGGACACCGACCATATCAAACTCGCACTCGGTGAGGACGAACTTGTTGCCTTGAACCCGGTTCGGGCACGTTCCCTCTTCTCAATAGATTATCTGAAGGATATGGGCAAGGTCATGGCACGCGCTGATGAAGTGGAGGTCTATCTCGGCATCGATCACCCCGTACGGTTTGCCTTTGACATTGCGGACGGCAACGGCCGCGTTGAGTATCTCCTTGCTCCTCGGATTGAGGCTGATTAATGGATGTCGTACTGGACCATAAAGAACTCACCAAATACCCATTTTTAAAAGAGTCACAGCAGCTGGCCCGTCGGCACGTCGAGTCGCTCGAGGAATTTCTCGCAAGTGGTTCGGGAGCCATGGCGCTCGAACGGGCAAAAGATCGGATCATCGCCGCTCTGAACTCAAAGAGAAGTTTCCAGGACGAGACCACACAGAACCTCAAACCCGAGCTTGAGATTGCGAGTTACGCCCTTGCCCGGGTGCTGGTCTCCTGCATCGGAGATCGCTCCCTCATCGATCGGCTTGCCCGTTACGAGGCAGAGCGCGCTTCGTTCTTTCTTGAGAACGACGATCCACTGATCCGGCAATTCGTTGCCTGGAGCATCGGGATCAATACCGAGGCAACAACCCTGCCGGTCACCGAATACGTCGAACTGGTCTCCCGCATGCGCGACCGGCGTTGGCGGCTCGTGAACAGGGATGTACGCCAGGGTGCGGTCCGCCTTGAGCCGGGCGATATCGATGAGTTGATCCGGGAGCGGATCCGGTTCATCCTCGTAGATCAGCTGCCGCTTCGGATCCCGCCCGCGATCTGCGAGCGCCTCCGTCCGATTGCAAACGAGATCACTGCGTTGCAGCAACAACAGATTCTGGAACAATTCGGCGATATCGAAGAGGAGGCATTCCCGCCCTGCATAAGTGCGCTCATCCAGGCGATCGGTGCAGGGACAAACCTGACACACATGGGTCGGTTTGCTATCACGTCGTTCCTCCATACGATAGGTATGAACACCACCGGAATCGCGGAGATCTTCTCACGGGCGCCCGACTTCGACCTGGATATGACGATGTACCAGGTGGAGCACATCTCCGGCCGTGGGGGGACAGAGTATACGCCGCCGTCATGCGCCACGATGCGCACCTTCGGGCTCTGCACCAACAAAAACAAAGACTGCGAGCGGATCAGCCATCCCTTGAGTTACTACCGTTTCAGAAAGAATAGCAAAAAGAGACCTAAGTAACTGATCTTTGCTGAGCAGTTACTGATTCGCGATCCAGTGCCGGGCGATGAATTCTCGAACGATCTGCGCGGCCACCGTTGCCGTCTGTCCGGTATCGAACGGAGCGACCTCGACATAATCGAACCCGACAGCATCCGGTGCAAGGGCCCGCACGATCTCGCGGATATCAAGCGGTGTCAGCCCGAACGGTTCAGGCGTGCCGAGGCCGGGCGTGAGGCAGCAGTCGATCGCATCGGCGTCGATCGAAAGATAGGTCCTTCTCCCGCCGATATGCTCCCGGATCTCGCGGAGGATATCGGATATGCCTCGCTCCCGCACCGTATCGGCGGTATAGAGCCGGGTCTCTTCTGTTGCGAACTCAAACTGTTCACGGTCCCCGCTCCGTGCGCCGATGATGACAATATCCTTGACCGTATCGAGGACGCGCCGGGTGACGCAGCCGTGGCTGTAGGGTGTCCCATCGAGTTCGTCCCGGAGATCCAGGTGCGCGTCGCAGACGACGTAGACCTCCGGCCGGACGGCTCTCACCGTGCCGATTGTGGCTGTATGCTCGCCGCCGAGCATCACCGGGATCTTGCCGTCGCCGACGATATCGCCCGCAACGTCAGCCACCTGCCCAACAACCTCCTCCGGCAGCCGGGAGACTTCAAGGTCGCCAAGATCCACGACCGGAACCTCGAAGAGGTCTATCCCGGTCGACGGCTCGTAAGACTCAAAGTTGAACGAGAGTTCTCGAATCGCCCTCGGTCCAAATCGCGTTCCCGGTCTAAACGACGTCGTGCCATCGTAGGGAACGCCGAAGATGGCGTAGCGGGCGTCCTCATAGGACGCATCCGCGTCCGCAAAATGGAGATGAGCAAGCTCATGCATGCCCGTCTTTGATAGCCAGTATTGGTCACTCAAGTTTCTTCTTACCCAGGGATGAGATGTACGCGATCTCCTGACCAGGCTCTAGACCGGCGACCTGTTCCTCACTTACGGTCAGCTCGAACATCTCAAAGTCCTTGACATCCATGAGCTGGAGGGTTGTACCGGCAATCGAGATAACCTGCGCAATCTTTCGCTCTACTACGGGGACGTAGGTCTTTGCCGAGACCGGCTGAACGATCGAACGCTTGACGCCGTCAAAGATGCCGATGCAGTCTATTCTGGATTTTGCTGCCCCATGCTTCCCTGGTTTGGATGTAGCGATGGCGACAATCTTGCACGGCTCATCATCAACGACGACATAGCGTCCCTCTTTCAGCTTTCCAACTTC
Proteins encoded in this region:
- a CDS encoding glycosyltransferase family 39 protein, coding for MITMGRKQGKRAKHGEQTYNNGGDLDSDTPIPTRSDSLTLDRTVASIKYNRYVQILIGLTLVGALLRFYNLAGNSLWLDEAATLSFARQSLIGIWESIAGGEFNPPLFYWLEHAMLVFGESEFVLRFLPALFGVLTIPVVYYIGTEFRDKNVGLIAAALLTFSPFHIFYSQEARAYAPMLFFFSLALLFYVRASRSDEVRSWVLFGVFSAVAFWMHFYAFVPVAVLILHALITRAGDIRRDVRSARAPALALTAFIVTTLPLLFVTANLFLVRTSSAPTFGMQGFDVVYQTFLQISGFSDLLLVLFLILFLLGVAYTWRDDRDGALLLVFMMILPIVGSLILSSRMPMIPRYLIYLLPVYFVGIASAYPGLYALVKDRRAVYLALAAAFLVSTPFLAAYYTTPQKNDWRGFSAELDEMTKDGDLVVVLPSYMTLPLNYYYSNATDGTIELVATTEGDLELIRNQYPGKQTYYVVTGDIFAADPTGDAVNWLQANTEFAGQRMGIYLFKSV
- a CDS encoding glycosyltransferase, producing the protein MPTFNEEENIAAIIDAVNTVLTKNSIHGEILVVDDDSKDRTIPIVREITGKNSNVRLIVRREDHGLSQSVVEGFRAARSDILQVIDADFSHPPELIPKFYEAIREGADIAIGSRYMKGGDIEQWPLKRRIISLGATAFGRILFPEVTDPVSGFFAVRREVVSGAPLAPRGYKILMEILGKGRWRSFTEIPFVFKDREEGESKLRLGTMIDYLGQCASIIHFAMAHRTGPVWAEWTKVLRFGFVGLSGILVNMGLLYALTEIAGLYYLVSAAIAIELSIVNNFIWNDVWTFRSAKNLKFKQKISRFGSFQAVSMGGLAINMVILYLLADIVGVYYLIANLVGIFIAFAWNYTMNRHNTWARAY
- a CDS encoding M20 family metallopeptidase, whose protein sequence is MDVARLTSSLVQIRSENPPGNTADIVAFIGEFLDALGVKSRIVSNPGGRDNLVTTEPDPRLLLCGHVDVVPAIPDDWRHDPYSGEIGDGYVWGRGATDMKGGCAALLTAYRDLIEEGIDPKVQLAFVCDEETGGEYGIRSLLAQDLLKPRECLIAEPTPALSPGIGQKGLYRINLSFRGQPGHSSLYPIVGKSAVMAAFDLIGYLRELHAHPFPPGKDLQPLITQSARVFRDVFGIEGGEEILTRLMFNPGRIEGGEKANIVAEQCRMDLDIRVPWGCSLEDLRRGIAEHAPDATIREMDVAEPTLTPLDARIVRAVCQEVERVYGMPAVPFLQWAASDAKYLRDEGFAVVEYGPGEVPTLHAVDERVSVRQLEMAVDVYRGVIRGYSG
- the moaA gene encoding GTP 3',8-cyclase MoaA, which gives rise to MVLKDPYNRTVTNLRISLTSRCNLRCIYCHAEGEVSPEEQMSAEDIAELIRVGVQFGVKSVKFTGGEPLLRRDLVDIIRSVPPGVESSLTTNGTLLAKMAAELKSAGLARVNVSLDTLRPERYRQITGKDCLADVLAGIDAAIEVGLTPVKINMVLLEGINEDEVDDFMAFVRGKRDLILQVIELMEFNECKFHGDVDSVEQELNEKATRVVTRRMHHRKKYCLDGAEVEVVRPLHNTEFCAFCNRLRVTSDGKLKPCLLRSDNLVDTRGKHGKELEDAFREAVSRRKPFFT
- a CDS encoding RlmE family RNA methyltransferase: MGSQWTKDSVYRKAMKAGYRARAAYKLLEIQQRNGIIRPDDNIVDLGAAPGSWLQVLRDLTKGKVIGVDLNPIAPLEGVTTIVGDFTDPLVQERIRKEADGVVNVVVSDASPKLSGQKSYDQARAIGLGEEALAFACTILKPGGNMVIKSFQGELFGELIAEVRKHFHSVRGYRTKATRRGSAETYIIAKNFKGTCDGAEGPL
- a CDS encoding DNA polymerase sliding clamp encodes the protein MLKATIDAEIFRESIDAIAALVTECRLHTAEDQIWTRAVDTANVAMVSLNLRSTAFNSFSATPGELGLDIAKMKNILGMMGKGDALTLNLLDDERKLEMSFGGYRYSVTLLDVNTIRKDPNPPGIELPGKAVLSGDALNNAIKAAAVISDKIALGIDPDSMTFYMEAEGDTDHIKLALGEDELVALNPVRARSLFSIDYLKDMGKVMARADEVEVYLGIDHPVRFAFDIADGNGRVEYLLAPRIEAD
- the priL gene encoding DNA primase regulatory subunit PriL codes for the protein MDVVLDHKELTKYPFLKESQQLARRHVESLEEFLASGSGAMALERAKDRIIAALNSKRSFQDETTQNLKPELEIASYALARVLVSCIGDRSLIDRLARYEAERASFFLENDDPLIRQFVAWSIGINTEATTLPVTEYVELVSRMRDRRWRLVNRDVRQGAVRLEPGDIDELIRERIRFILVDQLPLRIPPAICERLRPIANEITALQQQQILEQFGDIEEEAFPPCISALIQAIGAGTNLTHMGRFAITSFLHTIGMNTTGIAEIFSRAPDFDLDMTMYQVEHISGRGGTEYTPPSCATMRTFGLCTNKNKDCERISHPLSYYRFRKNSKKRPK
- the speB gene encoding agmatinase; protein product: MHELAHLHFADADASYEDARYAIFGVPYDGTTSFRPGTRFGPRAIRELSFNFESYEPSTGIDLFEVPVVDLGDLEVSRLPEEVVGQVADVAGDIVGDGKIPVMLGGEHTATIGTVRAVRPEVYVVCDAHLDLRDELDGTPYSHGCVTRRVLDTVKDIVIIGARSGDREQFEFATEETRLYTADTVRERGISDILREIREHIGGRRTYLSIDADAIDCCLTPGLGTPEPFGLTPLDIREIVRALAPDAVGFDYVEVAPFDTGQTATVAAQIVREFIARHWIANQ
- a CDS encoding translation initiation factor IF-5A, which encodes MKEQTEVGKLKEGRYVVVDDEPCKIVAIATSKPGKHGAAKSRIDCIGIFDGVKRSIVQPVSAKTYVPVVERKIAQVISIAGTTLQLMDVKDFEMFELTVSEEQVAGLEPGQEIAYISSLGKKKLE